In Microbacterium sp. No. 7, the genomic window GCGCCATCTCCATCGTCTCGGGCATGCCCAGGCCGATGCCGTACGGCGTCTTGGTCACGAACCGGGAGAGGAAGACCGCGAGCCGGCGCGGCCGGATCGCGTCGAGGGGGTAGGAGCGGCCCTGGGTGATCGCGACGATCTTCTCGGTGACGAAGAGGATGTCGCCCGAGCGCACGTGCTCGGCGGCGTACTCGCGCACGATCTGCGCGATGTCGTCGTCGGGCATGACGACGCGCGTGCGCAGCGGGATGCGCGACAGCCGAAGGCCGTCGACCTCGACCGTCAGCGCCTTGCCCTCGTTCGGCTGACCCTCGGCGGCGCCGGTCACGATGCGACCGCCGCCTCGACGGCCTCGTCGATGATGTCGAATCCGCGCTGCAGCGTCTCGTCATCGCCCACGAGGGCGGGCATGAGCTTGAGCACCTCGTCGTGGGCGCCGGCCGTCTCGACGATCAGGCCGCGCGAGAACGACTCGCGCGAGATGCGGCGCGCCACCTCGCGATCGACGCCCGCGAGACCCTGCAGCAGGCCTCGTCCGCGCACCGAGAAGGCGCCCGGGTGACGCTCGGCGATCCGTTGCAGGCGGGCCACGACGATCTCGGAGCGATGCGCGATGCCGGCCGCGAAGCCCGGGTCGGCCCAGAAGTGCTCGAGCGCGGCGGCGGCGCCGACGAAGGCCACCGAGTTGCCGCGGAAGGTCCCCGTGTGCATCGCGGGCTTCCAGACGTCGAGGTCGGGCCGGATGAGCAGCAGCGACATCGGGAACCCGTAGCCCGAGATCGACTTCGAGAGCGTGACCATGTCGGGGGCGATGCCCGCCTGCTCGAATCCGAAGAAGTCGCCGGAGCGGCCGACGCCGATCTGGATCTCGTCGGCGATGAGCACGATGCCGTGCTCGGTGCACAGCTCTCGCAGAGCGCGCAGCCAGGGCGCGCTCGCGACATTGACGCCGCCCTCGCCCTGCACGGGTTCGACGATGACCGCCGCGGGCAGGTCGAGGCCGCTCGAGGGGTCCTCGATCAGCGTGCGCAGCATGGCGACCGTGTCGATGTCGGGACCGTAGTAGCCGTCGAACGGGTGGAAGACCACGTCGTTGAGCGGGGCGCCCGACGCGTCGCGGAACCAGGAGTTCGCCGTCGCCGCGAGCGCGCCGAGCGAGAGGCCGTGATAGCCGTGCGTGAAGGCGACGACGGTGCGGCGTCCGGTCGCGAGGCGCGCGAGCTTGAACGCGGCCTCGACGGCGTTGGCGCCCGTCGGTCCCGTGAACTGCACCTTGTAGTCGAGACCGCGCGGCTCGAGGACGACGTCGCGGAACAGCTCGAGGAAGCGGCCCTTGGCGCTCGTGGCCATGTCCATGCCCTGCTGGATCTTGTCCGACGCGAGGTAGTCGATGACGTGCGTCTTGATCAGCGGGTTGTTGTGCCCGTAGTTCAGCGAGCCGGCACCGCAGAAGAAGTCGATGTACTCGCGTCCGTCGACGTCCGTGAGGATCGAGCCGCGAGCGGAGTCGAACACGGTGGGAAACGCGCGGACGTAGCTCCGTACCTCGGATTCCAGTGCAGAGAAAACGGACAGATCCACGGTTTCGGCCTTTCTTCTGGATTTCCCGCTCAGCGCCATGCGGGGCCCTACGGCGTGTCAAGCATAGTTCTCGGCCGCCTCGGCATCCGCCGGGCGCGCGGAGATCACTCCAGGTAGTCGCGCAGCGACTGGGAGCGCGACGGATGCCGCAGCTTGGCCATCGTCTTGGACTCGATCTGCCGGATGCGCTCGCGCGTCACGCCGAACGTGTCGCCGATCTGGTCGAGCGTCTTGGGCTGTCCGTCGCCGAGGCCGAAGCGCATGCGGATGACGCCCGCCTCGCGCTCGCTGAGCGAGTCGAGCAGCGACTCCAGCTGACGCTGCAGCATCGTGAAGCCGACGGCGTCGGCGGGGACCACGGCCTCGGTGTCCTCGATGAGGTCGCCGAACTCGCTGTCGCCGTCCTCGCCGAGCGGCGTGTGCAGCGAGATCGGCTCACGGCCGTACTTCTGCACCTCGACGACCTTCTCGGGCGTCATGTCCAGCTCGCGGGACAGCTCTTCGGGCGTGGGCTCGCGACCGAGGTCCTGCAGCATCTGGCGCTGGACGCGCGCCAGCTTGTTGATGACCTCGACCATGTGCACGGGGATGCGGATCGTGCGCGCCTGGTCCGCCATGGCGCGCGTGATCGCCTGGCGGATCCACCAGGTCGCGTACGTGGAGAACTTGAAGCCCTTCGTGTAGTCGAACTTCTCGACCGCACGGATCAGGCCCAGGTTGCCCTCCTGGATGAGGTCGAGGAACTGCATGCCGCGACCCGTGTAGCGCTTGGCCAGCGACACGACGAGGCGCAGGTTCGCGCCGAGCAGGTGGCTCTTGGCGCGCTGGCCGTCGCGCGCGACCCACTGCAGGTCGAGGCCCAGCTGGCCGGACTTCTCGGAGGCCGTCATGTGCGACAGCTTCTCCTCGGCGAACAGCCCGGCCTCGATGCGCATAGCGAGCTCGACCTCTTCGGCCGCGTTCAGGAGCGGGACCTTGCCGATCTGCTTCAGGTAGTCCTTGACCGGGTCGGCCGTGGCGCCCGTGATCTGCGTCGAGTAGACGGGGACGTCGTCCTCGTCGCTGGAGGAGATGACGATGGCGCCCGTCGGCAGCGGCTCGCTGAACGCGGGCTTGGCGGGAGCGTCGTCCTCGTCGTCGTCCTCGTCGTCCTTCTTGCCGCCGGACGCGGGCGCGTCGCCGTCGCTGTCGTCGTCGACCGCGACATCCTCGAGGTCCTCGGCGTCGATGTCCTCGTTCTCGTCGACGTCGTCGTCCGACGACGCCTTTCGAGAGCCCTTGCCCGCGGCACGGCCCGAGGAGGCCTTCTTCGCCGCAGACGTGCGCGCCGTCGCCCCCGCCGCCGCGGGCTTCTTGGCCGCGGCGGTCTTCTTCGCGCCGCTCGGCTCCTCGACGATCGACTCGTCGGTGTCCTGCGCCGCGCGGGTGCGGGTGGTCTTCGTGCCTGACGTCACGTCTCGCCTTTCACCGGTGGATCCCGGGTTTTCGGACAGGAGTATGACCCTTGTCAAGTCCGGCGCCACGTCGAGACGACGGATCGGCGGACAAGCCAACGGGTCAGAGGGTCCATTGTCTCATACAACATCTGCGCCTCCTGCCTGGCCCCCTGCACGGGCCGGCGGCGGCGCCTCACGTGTACGACAACCGCGGGAGGCCGGCGGATATTCCCGCCCGGCGCCGCGCGCGCGGGCGCTCAGCCGAGCGTGGGGCGGTCGTCGTCGCCGGGCTTGCGCGTCGCGAGGAAGCGCTCCAGCTCCGCCGCCAGCTCCTCGGCGCTCGGCAGGTCGCCGGTGTGGATGATGGGCTGGCCCAGCGTGGAGCCGGCCATGTAGGCGTCGTAGCGCTCCTCGAGGCCGCGGAGCATCGCGGTCAGCTCCTGGCTCGCCGCCACCTGCGCGTCGACCTTCTCCAGGTACTCGCGGTTCTCGTCGCGCAGCTCGTCGCTGTCGAAGACGAGCCCGGTGGCGACCGAGACGCTGTCGAGGCCCACGATCGCCGCCGCGGCGTACTCCGTGTCGCCGAGGTAGTGCGGCACGAGCAGCACGAAGCCCGCGACCCGCGCCCCCGACTGGGCGAACCGGTACTCCAGCAGGTGGCCCGCGGTCGCGGGCACCTGCGTGTGCGGCTGCCACACCGAGTGCGCCTGCGTGAGATCGGAGCGCGTGCCGCTCACCGTCGTGCCGAGCGGACGCGTGTGCGGCACCGGCATGGAGATCGCGTGCACCCACGTGACGCTGGAGACCTCCAGCCCCTCGGCGAACCCGACCACCGTCTCGGCGAACGCCTCCCACGCGAAGTCGGGCTCGAAGCCGTGCAGGAGCAGGAAGGGCTGCCCGAGGGAGTCGTGGACGAGGGAGAGCTCCAGGCGCGGAGGGCGGAAGTCGGTCAGGTGGTCGCCGTCGAACGTGATGATCGGCCGCCGTGCCCGGTAGTCGAGGAGGATGTCGGCCGAGAAGACGACGACGGGTGCGGGCTCGAGCTCCTCGCGGAAGTACTCCACCATGCGCGAGACCGCGGATCCCGCGTCGGTGAATCCGGTCATCGTGATGACCAGCGGGAGACCCGCGGGCACATGGGGTGCGCTCGCGACACGCTCGTACAAGGGTCCGGACACGGGCATGGATCCACTTTACGTTCCCCGCCGGCGCTCGGGGCCGCGCTCGGCCGCGCCGGGTCGCGCGGCGACACGCCGGCCGCACGGCGTCGTGCGAATCCTAGGATGGACGCATGCCGTTCCCTCAGCTGTCGAGTTCCACCGCGCCGCCCCGCGAATCCGACGCCGACGCCATCGTGCTCGCGCTTCCGCCGCTCGCCGCGGCGGAGACGGCGCTCGACGACTGGCCCGGCCTCGCGGAGGCGCTCACCGCCGTCGGCTTCACGGGAACGCTGCACCAGACGATGCGCGTGTTCGTGCCGCAGTCGTCGGCGCTGCCGATCATCGCCGTCGGCACGGGGACCGAGCCCGATGCGACCGCGCTGCGCGACGCCGTCGGCGCGGCGGTGCGCACCACGACGGGATTCGAGCGGCTCGCCGTCGCCGCACCGACGGCGGGCGACGCGCTCTGGTCGGCGATCGCGGAGGGCGCCGTGCTCGGGGGCTACCGCTTCGAGGGCTACAAGACCGACCCGGGCAAGCTGCGCGCCGCGCACGTCGTCGTGCACAGCGGCGCCGCCCCGGCCGACGACGAGCTGTCGCGGGCGCACACGATCGGCGCGACGGTCGCGCTCGTCAAGGACCTGGAGAACACGCCGGCGCAGTGGCTCGGCCCGCAGGACTTCGCCGAGCGCGCCGTCGAGGCGATCGACGGGCTGCCCATCGAGGCCGAGGTCCTCGACGAGCACGAGCTGGCCGAGCGCGGCTTCGGCGGCATCCTCGGCGTCGGCCAGGGATCCGACCGGCCGCCGCGCTTCATCCGCCTCGACTACGCGCCCGAGGGCGCCGACCGTCACGTCGCGCTCGTGGGCAAGGGCATCACGTTCGACACGGGCGGCCTCTCGCTGAAGCCCGCCGCGAGCATGGTCGGGATGAAGTACGACATGACCGGTGCGGCGATCGCGCTCGCGGTGACCCGCGCGGCGGCGGCCCTGGGCCTGCCCGTGCGGGTGTCGGCCTGGCTCTGCATCGCCGACAACATGCCCTCCGGCCGGGCCACGCGCCCCGGCGACGTGCTGCGCATGCTCGACGGCACGACCGTCGAGGTGCTCAACACCGACGCGGAGGGGCGCCTGGTGCTCGCCGACGGGCTCGTCGCCGCGAGCCGCGCCCGGCCCGACGTGATCGTCGACGTCGCGACGCTGACCGGCGCGATCACGGTCGCGCTCGGCACCCGCCATGTCGGCGTCATGGGCGACGGCGAGACCGTGAACGCCTACCTGGAGGCGGCGCGGCGCGCCGGCGAGCTCGCCTGGCCGCTGCCGCTCCCCGACCACATGGAGGACGAGCTCGACTCCCCCATCGCCGATCTGCAGAACGCGAAGATCGGCGACCCCGCGGGCGGATCGCTGTTCGCCGGCCTCTTCCTGCGCCGCTTCGTCGGCCGCACGAGCGACGAGGCCGACGCCCCCCGCATCCCGTGGGTGCACCTCGACATCGCGGGCGTCGGCATGAACAAGGGCGCGGGCTACGGCGCCACCGACCGCGGTCCGACCGGCGCGACGGTGAGATCGCTCATCGAGTTCGTCGCGGGCGGTGGACGATGACCGTTCACACCGCCGACCTCGTCGTGCTGGGCGGCGGCAGCGGCGGCTACGCGGCCGCCCTGCGCGCGGCCGAGCTGGGACGCTCCGTCGTCATCGTCGAGCAGGACCGGCTCGGCGGCACCTGCCTCCACCGCGGCTGCATCCCGACCAAGGCGCTCCTGCACGTCGCCGAGGTCGCCGAGGTCGTGCGCACCGCGGCGTCGGTGGGCGTCGCGGCGTCGATCGACGCGATCGACGCCGCGCAGGCGCTCGAGTACCGCGCCGGCATCGTCGCGAAGAAGCACAAGGGCCTGCAGGGCCTCGTGGCCGCCCGCGGCATCCAGGTCGTCACGGGCGCGGGCCGCGTGCTGCCCGATGCCGCCGTCGCGGTCGGCGACGACGTCTATCGCGGCGGCGACCTCGTGCTCGCCACCGGCTCCGTGAGCCGTACGCTGCCGGGCCTGGAGATCGGCGGCCGCATCATCACGAGCGAGGAGGCGCTCGCCCTCTCCGAGGTCCCGGCGACGGTCGTGATCCTCGGCGGCGGCGTCATCGGCGTGGAGTTCGCGAGTGCGTGGCGATCGCTCGGCGCCGAGGTGACGATCGTCGAGGCGGCCCCCCGCCTCGTGCCGGCCGAGGATCCCGCCCTCAGCAAGGCGCTCGAGCGCGCCTTCCGCAAGCGCGGCATCGCGACCCGGCTCGGCGCCCGGTTCTCGGCCGCCGACGCCGCGGACGACGCCGTCACTGTCACCCTCGACAGCGGCGCCTCGCTGCGGGCCGACTACCTGCTGGTCGCCGTCGGTCGCGGCCCCGCCACGAGCGGCCTCGGCCTCGAGGAGGCGGGCATCGCGGTCGACCGCGGCTGGGTCACGGTCGACGAGCGCCTGCAGACCTCCGTGCCGCACGTCTGGGCCGTCGGCGACATCGTCCCGGGGCTCCAGCTCGCGCATCGCGGATTCCAGCAGGGCATCTTCGTCGCCGAGCAGATCGCGGGCCTCGATCCCGTCCCCGTGCCCGAGAGCACCATCCCCCGCGTCACCTACTGCAGCCCCGAGCTCGCCTCGGTCGGGCTCACCGAGCAGCAGGCGCGCGACGCGCACGGCGATCGCGTCGTCGCATACGAGTACAGCCTCGCGGGCAACGCGAAGAGCGAGATCGTCGGCACGGGCGGCGTCGTGAAGGTCGTGCGCCTGGCCGACGGGCCGGTCGTCGGCGTGCACCTGGCGGGCGACCGGGTCGGCGAGCTCATCACCGAGGGACAGCTCGCCGTGGGCTGGGAGGCGCACCCCGAGGACATCGCGCCGTTCCTGCACGCGCACCCGACGCAGAGCGAGGCCCTCGGCGAGGCCTTCCTCGCCCTGGCGGGCAAACCGTTGCACGCCCTTTGACCACCGTCACTAAGCTAGAACGACCATCGAACTTCTGAATGGAGACACAGTCATGAGCACACCCGTGGTCCTCCCCGCGCTCGGCGAGAGCGTCACCGAGGGTACGGTGACACGCTGGCTCAAGAAGGTCGGTGACACCGTCCAGGCCGACGAGGGCCTGCTCGAGATCTCGACCGACAAGGTCGACACCGAGATCCCCTCGCCGATCAGCGGCGTCCTGGAGCAGATCCTGGTCGACGAGGACGAGACCGTCGAGGTCGGCGCCGTGCTCGCGCACATCGGCGACGGCTCCGCCGCGCCGGCCGCGGCTCCCGAGCCCGCGGCGGCCGCACCCGCCCCGGAGGCCGCTCCCGAGCCCGCCCCGGCCCCTGAGCCCGCCGCCGCACCCGCCCCGGCTCCCGCCGCTGCGGCCCCGGCCGCGGCATCCGACGCGCGCGACATCGTGCTCCCCGAGCTCGGCGAGAGCGTGACGGAGGGCACCGTGACCCGCTGGCTCAAGCAGGTGGGCGACACGGTCGAGGTCGACGAGCCGCTGCTCGAGATCTCGACCGACAAGGTCGACACCGAGATCCCCTCGCCGATCGCGGGAACGCTCGTCGAGATCCTCGTCGCCGAGGACGAGACCGTCGCCGTCGGCTCGGCCCTCGCCCGCGTCGGCTCGGGCGCCCCGGCTGCCGCCCCGGCACCCGCCGCCGCGCCGGAGGCACCGGCCCCCGAGCCCGTCGCGGCCCCCGCTCCGCCGGCGCCCGAGGCGCCCGCCGCCGCGCCGGCTCCGGCCCCGGCAGCACCGGCCGCAGCCCCCGCTCCGGCTCCGGCGGCTCCCGCTCCGGCAGCCCCGGCTCCGGCAGCCCCGGCTCCTGCCGCACCGGCGGACGCGCCCGCGGCGGACGACGGCGCGGTCGCGTACGTGACCCCGCTCGTCCGCCGTCTCGCTCAGCAGCAGGGCGTCGACCTGGCCACCGTGGCCGGCACCGGCGTGGGCGGTCGCATCCGCAAGGAGGACGTGCTCAAGGCGGCAGAGGCCGCGAGCGCCGCGCCCGCCCCCGCTGCGGCCGCTCCCGCCGCCGCGCCCGCTCCCCTGGAGGTGTCGCCGCTGCGCGGCACGACCCAGCCGATGTCGCGTCTGCGCAAGGTGCTGGCGGAGCGCGCCGTCGCGTCGATGCAGCAGACCGCCCAGCTCACGACCGTCGTCGAGGTGGACGTCACGAGGCTGGCCGCGTTCCGCGACCAGGTGAAGGCGGAGTTCCTGCAGAAGACGGGCGACAAGCTCTCGTTCCTGCCGTTCTTCGCCGCCGCGGCGGCCGAGGCGCTGCGGGCGTTCCCGATCGTCAACGCGACGGTGGACGGCACCGACATCGTCTACCCCGCGACCGAGAACCTCTCGATCGCGGTCGACACGGAGCGCGGCCTGCTCACGCCCGTGCTGCGCGACGCCGGCTCGAAGGACATCGCGCAGATCGCGCGCGAGATCGCCGACCTGGCCGCGCGCACGCGCGACAACAAGCTCAAGCCCGACGAGCTGGCCGGCGGCACCTTCACGCTGACCAACACGGGTTCGCGCGGCGCGCTCTTCGACACGCCGGTCGTGTTCCTGCCGCAGTCCGCGATCCTCGGCACGGGCGTCGTCATCAAGCGCCCCGGCGTCGTCTCGGTCGACGGCAAGGACGCGATCTCGGTGCGCTCCTACGTGTACCTCGCCCTGTCGTACGACCACCGCATCGTCGACGGCGCCGACGCCGCCCGCTTCCTCGGCGCGGTCAAGGCGCGCCTGGAGGCGGCGGACTTCGCCGCGCAGCTGGGGATCTGATCCCCGGAGCGTGAGTCACGGCTGGTCCGCGAGGTCATAGATCTCGCGGACCAGCCGTTTCTGCGCGGTCTCGGCCACGACGACGACCTGCGACACCTCCCCCGGCGCGTCGACGCGCAGCGCCCGCACGCCGCCGTAGTCGTCGAGGAGCGTGACGGACCGCTCCGGAGAGGGCACCGTCGCCGCCCCCGGCGGCAGCGCCTGCCCCGGGCTCTCCAGCAGCTCCCCGCAGTCCTGCGCGGCGGCGCACAGCGAGAGCGCGCGTACGAGCGCCGCATCCGCGTCCCCGTCGTCCTCCGGCGCCCCGTGCCCGTCGTCCACGCTCCCGGGCAGCGCGTCGCCCATGCTCTCCGGAGCGGATGCGGGCGACGCCGGCACCTCGGCCTTCGACTCCGCATCGCCGCCGGGCCAGAGCACGCCGCCGGCGACCACGAGCGCGGCGACGGCGGCGCCGAGCAGCAGGGGCCGCCTGCTCCTCGTGACGGGGACGCGCGGCGCGCGCTCCTCCCGCCCTCGGGCCGGCGGCCGGCGTCGCCGCACGCCCTCGACCACCCGGATCACGCGATCGGCGAAGCCGTCGTCGACGACGCGCGCGAGCCATCCTCGGATCGCGGTCGCGTGGCGGTCCGACGGCGGCCGTCCGGCCGCGACGGGGAACAGCGGCGCCGTGCCGACGGCCGACCCGGGTGCCGCACCGGATGCCGTGCCCTCTCCCAGCGGTCCCGGGACGGCCGCCGCGAACAGCGCCTCCTCGCACGCCGCGACGAGGCCGCCGCGCGTCGTCGCCGTCTCCAGCGCGGCGTCGACGACGCGCAGGGCGTCGCGCAGCGCCGGACCGCACACGCCGGCCCGCGCCGCGAGCACGTCGCGCGCCGCGTCGCGCCACGGCGAGGAGCCGCCGACGGCCAGAACGGGGCGACCGGTGTGGTCGACCCACCAGGATCCCTCGTCGACGCCCAGGGCGAGCGCCTCGTCCGCCGCTCGCACGATGCTCACCGCCGCCGTGACGACCGCGCCCTCGCTCGTCCCGACGCGGTCGACGAGCCTGCCCGCGCAGTGCACGAAGGCGACCCGATGACCGTCGCGGCTGCGCGCGAGCGCGCGCGGCACGAGGAGGTGTCCGCCGGGGGCCGCGCTCCAGACGACGGACGGGACGGCCCCGGCATCCGTCCAGACCAGCGGAGGATCGCCCGCGCACAGCGTGCCCGGGTACGGCGCGTCGCCGCCGTCGAGCTCTCGCAGCGGCGTCGCGGGTTCGAGAAGCGGTTCGGTCATGGCCACCAGCCTGCGCGACCCGGCGCCCGCCGGCGACGCGGCACGAGCGATCCGTGGACAGACCGCGCGATTCGCGCGTTGTGTAGGAGGAGTGGGCCGCGAAGGTAGGCTGGATGCCATGTCGCCGCGCAGTTCCTCCCCCGAGAAGCGTCCCGGATTCTTCCGTCAGATCGGATCGCTGTTCACGTTCACCCGGGAGATCTACCCGTGGCTGCCGTGGGTGCTCGCGGGAATCGTCGTCCTGGGCGTCGGCCTCGGCCTGCTCGTCGGGTTCCTGGTGCCGCCGGTCGCGATCTGGAGCGTCATCCTCTGGGCGATCTCGGGCCTGATGTTCGGCGTGCTCGGCGGCATGATCCTGCTGACCCGCCTGGCCACGACCGCGATGTACAAGAAGATCGACGGCGTGCCGGGCGCCACGGGGCACGTGCTCTCGACGGGGCTCGGCCGCGCCTGGGTGGCCTCCGACATGCCCGTCGGCGTCAACCCCAAGACGCAGGACGCCGTGTACCGCGTCGTGGGGCGCGGCGGCGTCGTCGTCGTGGGCGAGGGTGCGCGCGGCCGGCTGTCGCGGCTCATCAACGACGAGCGCGTCAAGGTGCAGCGCGTCGCCTCCGGCGTGCACATCGAGGTGCTCTACGTGGGACACGGCGAGGGCGAGGTGCCGCTGCCGAAGCTCGCGAAGACGATCAAGAAGCTGCCGAAGCAACTCGACCGGGCAACGATGGCGGCCGTCGTCAAGCGCATCGACTCCGTGTCGCAGTCGCTCACGTCGCTGCCGATCCCGAAGGGCATCGACCCCACCAAGGTGCGGGCGCCGCGCCCGCGCTGAGACCTGCCCTACGAGGTGCGCAGCAGGATGGTGCCGGCGGCCTTGTCGTGCAGCCCGCGCTGATCCGGGTCCCAGATCACGGCGGGGATCACGAGCGCGAGCAGCGCCGTGCGCACGACGGGGCGCCAGAGCCCCGGCCAGGCGCCGTCGAGACGCACGACCCGCATGCCCAGCAGGCGGTGCCCCGGGCTGCCGCCCACGGTCGGGATGAACACGATCTGCACGACCACGAAGATCAGCAGCGTCGCGAACGAGTCGTACGAGAAGAACGCGATCGAGATCACGACCGCCGCGGCCCAGTCGATCACGAGCGCCGCGATGCGGCGACCCGGCCGCGCGATGCTGTTCGGGCCCGACACGGGCAGACCCAGCCGCTCGCCCGGATAAGAGCTCTCACCGTCCGCTACGCTCACCGACCCAGCCTATCCGTCCCGTGTAACACGCCCGAAACATTCGCGATACCCAAGAGATATGGCTCCCCGGTACGGTCGAATCAGTTCTGGCACGCCGACACGACCATGCACGGCGTGCACAGGCGAAGTTCCGCCCCGATCCTGGAGAGTCCATGTTCAAAGATTCATCCGAGGTACTGAAGTACATCAAGGACGAGGACGTCAAGTTCCTCGACATCCGTTTCACGGATCTTCCCGGTGTGCAGCAGCACTTCAACATCCCGGCCTCGACCGTCGACGAGGATTTCTTCACCGTCGGCCAGCTGTTCGACGGCTCCTCGATCCGCGGCTTCGCGAACATCCACGAGTCGGACATGCAGCTGATCCCGGACGTGTCGACCGCGTACATCGACCCGTTCCGCGAGGCGAAGACGCTCATCATGCTCTTCGACATCTACAACCCGCGCACGGGCGAGATCTACCACAAGGACCCGCGCCAGGTCGCCAAGAAGGCCGAGAAGTACCTCGCGTCGACCGGCATCGCCGACACGGCGTTCTTCGCCCCCGAGGCCGAGTTCTACATCTTCGACGACGTGCGCTACGACGTGAAGCAGAACCAGAGCTTCTACTTCGTCGACTCGGAGGAGGGCGCGTGGAACACGGGCCGCGTCGAAGAGGGCGGCAACCTGGGCAACAAGACCCCGTACAAGGGCGGCTACTTCCCCGTCTCCCCCGTCGACAAGCAGGCCGACCTGCGCGATGACATCTCGCTGAAGCTCATCGATGCGGGCCTCGAGCTCGAGCGCGCCCACCACGAGGTCGGCACCGGCGGCCAGGCCGAGATCAACTACAAGTTCGACACGATGGTGCACGCCGCCGACGACATCCTGAAGTTCAAGTACATCGTCAAGAACACGGCGCAGGAGTGGGGCAAGGTCGCGACCTTCATGCCCAAGCCCCTGTTCGGCGACAACGGCTCGGGCATGCACACGCACCAGTCGCTGTGGCTCGACGGCAAGCCGCTGTTCTTCGACGAGCGCGGCTACGCCCAGCTCTCCGACACGGCGCGCTGGTACATCGGCGGCCTGCTGGCCCACGCCCCCGCGGTGCTGGCGTTCACGAACCCGACGATGAACTCGTACAAGCGTCTCGTCAAGGGCTACGAGGCTCCCGTCAACCTCGTCTACTCGGCGGGCAACCGCTCGGCCGCGGTGCGCATCCCGATCACGGGCT contains:
- the ectB gene encoding diaminobutyrate--2-oxoglutarate transaminase: MALSGKSRRKAETVDLSVFSALESEVRSYVRAFPTVFDSARGSILTDVDGREYIDFFCGAGSLNYGHNNPLIKTHVIDYLASDKIQQGMDMATSAKGRFLELFRDVVLEPRGLDYKVQFTGPTGANAVEAAFKLARLATGRRTVVAFTHGYHGLSLGALAATANSWFRDASGAPLNDVVFHPFDGYYGPDIDTVAMLRTLIEDPSSGLDLPAAVIVEPVQGEGGVNVASAPWLRALRELCTEHGIVLIADEIQIGVGRSGDFFGFEQAGIAPDMVTLSKSISGYGFPMSLLLIRPDLDVWKPAMHTGTFRGNSVAFVGAAAALEHFWADPGFAAGIAHRSEIVVARLQRIAERHPGAFSVRGRGLLQGLAGVDREVARRISRESFSRGLIVETAGAHDEVLKLMPALVGDDETLQRGFDIIDEAVEAAVAS
- a CDS encoding DUF4191 family protein, which codes for MSPRSSSPEKRPGFFRQIGSLFTFTREIYPWLPWVLAGIVVLGVGLGLLVGFLVPPVAIWSVILWAISGLMFGVLGGMILLTRLATTAMYKKIDGVPGATGHVLSTGLGRAWVASDMPVGVNPKTQDAVYRVVGRGGVVVVGEGARGRLSRLINDERVKVQRVASGVHIEVLYVGHGEGEVPLPKLAKTIKKLPKQLDRATMAAVVKRIDSVSQSLTSLPIPKGIDPTKVRAPRPR
- the sucB gene encoding 2-oxoglutarate dehydrogenase, E2 component, dihydrolipoamide succinyltransferase translates to MSTPVVLPALGESVTEGTVTRWLKKVGDTVQADEGLLEISTDKVDTEIPSPISGVLEQILVDEDETVEVGAVLAHIGDGSAAPAAAPEPAAAAPAPEAAPEPAPAPEPAAAPAPAPAAAAPAAASDARDIVLPELGESVTEGTVTRWLKQVGDTVEVDEPLLEISTDKVDTEIPSPIAGTLVEILVAEDETVAVGSALARVGSGAPAAAPAPAAAPEAPAPEPVAAPAPPAPEAPAAAPAPAPAAPAAAPAPAPAAPAPAAPAPAAPAPAAPADAPAADDGAVAYVTPLVRRLAQQQGVDLATVAGTGVGGRIRKEDVLKAAEAASAAPAPAAAAPAAAPAPLEVSPLRGTTQPMSRLRKVLAERAVASMQQTAQLTTVVEVDVTRLAAFRDQVKAEFLQKTGDKLSFLPFFAAAAAEALRAFPIVNATVDGTDIVYPATENLSIAVDTERGLLTPVLRDAGSKDIAQIAREIADLAARTRDNKLKPDELAGGTFTLTNTGSRGALFDTPVVFLPQSAILGTGVVIKRPGVVSVDGKDAISVRSYVYLALSYDHRIVDGADAARFLGAVKARLEAADFAAQLGI
- a CDS encoding leucyl aminopeptidase, with protein sequence MPFPQLSSSTAPPRESDADAIVLALPPLAAAETALDDWPGLAEALTAVGFTGTLHQTMRVFVPQSSALPIIAVGTGTEPDATALRDAVGAAVRTTTGFERLAVAAPTAGDALWSAIAEGAVLGGYRFEGYKTDPGKLRAAHVVVHSGAAPADDELSRAHTIGATVALVKDLENTPAQWLGPQDFAERAVEAIDGLPIEAEVLDEHELAERGFGGILGVGQGSDRPPRFIRLDYAPEGADRHVALVGKGITFDTGGLSLKPAASMVGMKYDMTGAAIALAVTRAAAALGLPVRVSAWLCIADNMPSGRATRPGDVLRMLDGTTVEVLNTDAEGRLVLADGLVAASRARPDVIVDVATLTGAITVALGTRHVGVMGDGETVNAYLEAARRAGELAWPLPLPDHMEDELDSPIADLQNAKIGDPAGGSLFAGLFLRRFVGRTSDEADAPRIPWVHLDIAGVGMNKGAGYGATDRGPTGATVRSLIEFVAGGGR
- a CDS encoding RNA polymerase sigma factor — translated: MTSGTKTTRTRAAQDTDESIVEEPSGAKKTAAAKKPAAAGATARTSAAKKASSGRAAGKGSRKASSDDDVDENEDIDAEDLEDVAVDDDSDGDAPASGGKKDDEDDDEDDAPAKPAFSEPLPTGAIVISSSDEDDVPVYSTQITGATADPVKDYLKQIGKVPLLNAAEEVELAMRIEAGLFAEEKLSHMTASEKSGQLGLDLQWVARDGQRAKSHLLGANLRLVVSLAKRYTGRGMQFLDLIQEGNLGLIRAVEKFDYTKGFKFSTYATWWIRQAITRAMADQARTIRIPVHMVEVINKLARVQRQMLQDLGREPTPEELSRELDMTPEKVVEVQKYGREPISLHTPLGEDGDSEFGDLIEDTEAVVPADAVGFTMLQRQLESLLDSLSEREAGVIRMRFGLGDGQPKTLDQIGDTFGVTRERIRQIESKTMAKLRHPSRSQSLRDYLE
- the lpdA gene encoding dihydrolipoyl dehydrogenase, producing MTVHTADLVVLGGGSGGYAAALRAAELGRSVVIVEQDRLGGTCLHRGCIPTKALLHVAEVAEVVRTAASVGVAASIDAIDAAQALEYRAGIVAKKHKGLQGLVAARGIQVVTGAGRVLPDAAVAVGDDVYRGGDLVLATGSVSRTLPGLEIGGRIITSEEALALSEVPATVVILGGGVIGVEFASAWRSLGAEVTIVEAAPRLVPAEDPALSKALERAFRKRGIATRLGARFSAADAADDAVTVTLDSGASLRADYLLVAVGRGPATSGLGLEEAGIAVDRGWVTVDERLQTSVPHVWAVGDIVPGLQLAHRGFQQGIFVAEQIAGLDPVPVPESTIPRVTYCSPELASVGLTEQQARDAHGDRVVAYEYSLAGNAKSEIVGTGGVVKVVRLADGPVVGVHLAGDRVGELITEGQLAVGWEAHPEDIAPFLHAHPTQSEALGEAFLALAGKPLHAL
- a CDS encoding proteasome assembly chaperone family protein, with the translated sequence MPVSGPLYERVASAPHVPAGLPLVITMTGFTDAGSAVSRMVEYFREELEPAPVVVFSADILLDYRARRPIITFDGDHLTDFRPPRLELSLVHDSLGQPFLLLHGFEPDFAWEAFAETVVGFAEGLEVSSVTWVHAISMPVPHTRPLGTTVSGTRSDLTQAHSVWQPHTQVPATAGHLLEYRFAQSGARVAGFVLLVPHYLGDTEYAAAAIVGLDSVSVATGLVFDSDELRDENREYLEKVDAQVAASQELTAMLRGLEERYDAYMAGSTLGQPIIHTGDLPSAEELAAELERFLATRKPGDDDRPTLG